The following proteins come from a genomic window of Limosilactobacillus reuteri:
- a CDS encoding LacI family DNA-binding transcriptional regulator: MMNKQMTQHTTIADVAKAAGVSATTVSRIINGRYDKMRPATRKRVEKAIKDLHFVPTASARQLRQTHSHVVGILVGDISNPFSSLLAKGIDDVLQQAGYDIILMNTNNSRENESRALQRLYQQRVDGIIVQPNSRHFSQFAPAIHNDIPLVIVDREVDDQPSTVGKVTSANRDACYSLGKILYQNGYQNILTVSAHFAEASGQIPRIAGLKVAAADNGLSYHNIETRGHDRQWLAKTFLQQLNELKGKTAVVSLMGPILFDLLAIFKELNLSFPDDLGLVSFDDWEWSQYVANGIFLLKQDMELMGNLAANKLLTQINQQSTISSTTLLPVEIIARQSL, from the coding sequence ATGATGAATAAACAAATGACGCAACATACTACTATCGCTGACGTTGCTAAAGCAGCTGGTGTTTCAGCGACTACCGTTTCGCGTATTATCAATGGTCGTTATGATAAAATGCGCCCAGCAACGCGGAAACGGGTAGAAAAAGCAATTAAAGACCTTCACTTTGTTCCAACCGCTTCCGCACGACAGCTTCGCCAAACTCATAGTCACGTTGTCGGAATCCTCGTTGGAGATATTTCTAACCCCTTTTCATCTTTACTTGCTAAAGGGATCGATGATGTTTTGCAACAAGCGGGCTATGATATCATCCTCATGAATACGAACAACTCACGGGAAAATGAAAGTCGTGCTCTTCAGCGACTATACCAACAACGAGTTGACGGAATTATTGTCCAGCCTAATTCCCGCCACTTTAGTCAATTCGCCCCTGCTATTCATAACGACATTCCCCTCGTGATTGTCGACCGTGAAGTTGATGACCAGCCTTCTACAGTTGGCAAGGTCACTTCTGCTAATCGTGATGCTTGTTATAGCCTCGGTAAGATTCTGTATCAAAATGGTTATCAGAATATTTTAACTGTCAGCGCGCACTTTGCGGAGGCATCTGGTCAGATTCCTCGAATTGCCGGTTTAAAGGTTGCTGCTGCTGATAACGGGCTAAGCTATCACAATATTGAAACCCGGGGACATGATCGGCAGTGGCTTGCTAAGACGTTTCTGCAACAGTTAAATGAGCTTAAAGGCAAAACTGCTGTCGTTTCATTAATGGGACCCATTTTATTTGACCTTTTAGCAATTTTTAAGGAACTAAACCTTTCCTTCCCTGACGATCTTGGCTTAGTTAGCTTTGATGATTGGGAATGGTCGCAATATGTCGCTAATGGAATTTTTCTGTTGAAGCAAGATATGGAGCTAATGGGTAATTTAGCAGCTAATAAGCTTTTAACGCAAATTAATCAACAAAGTACCATCAGTTCCACTACCCTTTTACCAGTTGAAATCATTGCACGCCAGTCACTTTAG
- the ltrA gene encoding group II intron reverse transcriptase/maturase, which yields MRQSQKTEQQADRLSRIGLENRKYTRARSTGYGEGKGMSVTIQDLVLDRNNLNQAYLRVKRNKGAAGVDDMTVNDLLPYLRENKTELIASLREGKYKPAPVKRVEIPKPNGGVRRLGIPTVVDRMVQQAVAQILTPIFERVFSDNSFGFRPHRGAHDAISKVVDLYNQGYRRVVDLDLKAYFDNVNHDLMIKYLQQYIDDPWTLRLIRKFLTSGVLDHGLFAKSEKGTPQGGPLSPLLANIYLNELDKELTRRGHHFVRYADDCNIYVKSQRAGERVMRSITQFLEKRLKVKVNPDKTKVGSPLRLKFLGFSLGVDHNGAYARPAKQSQQRVKKALKLLTKRNRGISLTRMFEEIHRKMRGRLQYYSIGKLTNFIQRLDKWLRVRIRQYIWKQWKKFKTKVTNLQKLGLSQHDAYVFASTRKGYWRTAHSKTLSYSLTNRKLEQLGLMNMSKTLQSIQCD from the coding sequence GTGCGACAATCGCAGAAAACAGAACAACAAGCTGACCGCTTGTCGAGGATAGGTTTGGAAAACCGAAAGTACACAAGGGCGCGTAGTACCGGTTATGGTGAAGGTAAAGGTATGAGTGTCACTATCCAAGACCTGGTCTTGGATCGCAATAACCTTAATCAGGCTTATTTGCGAGTTAAGAGAAATAAAGGAGCAGCAGGCGTTGATGATATGACAGTCAATGACCTTCTACCATATCTCAGAGAAAATAAGACGGAACTGATCGCTAGTTTGCGTGAGGGCAAGTATAAACCAGCTCCAGTCAAACGGGTAGAAATTCCGAAGCCTAATGGTGGAGTAAGAAGACTTGGAATACCAACGGTGGTGGACCGAATGGTTCAACAAGCTGTAGCCCAAATTCTTACGCCTATCTTTGAGCGTGTTTTCTCTGATAATAGCTTTGGCTTCCGTCCCCACCGTGGGGCCCATGACGCTATTTCGAAAGTAGTAGATCTTTATAATCAAGGTTATCGAAGAGTTGTCGACTTAGACCTAAAAGCCTATTTTGATAACGTTAATCATGACTTGATGATTAAGTATCTCCAACAATATATTGATGACCCATGGACACTAAGACTCATTCGTAAGTTTCTAACTAGCGGAGTCTTAGACCATGGGCTTTTCGCTAAGAGTGAAAAAGGAACCCCACAAGGAGGGCCATTGTCACCACTACTGGCGAACATCTATCTAAATGAGTTGGACAAAGAGTTGACTAGACGTGGTCACCACTTTGTGCGCTATGCGGATGATTGTAACATCTATGTTAAAAGTCAACGAGCCGGAGAACGAGTAATGCGAAGCATTACCCAGTTTCTAGAAAAGCGCTTGAAAGTTAAAGTGAACCCAGATAAAACCAAAGTCGGTAGCCCGCTACGGTTGAAGTTCCTTGGCTTTTCGTTGGGTGTAGACCACAATGGGGCCTACGCCCGTCCAGCTAAACAATCGCAACAACGAGTAAAGAAAGCACTGAAGTTATTAACTAAACGTAATCGTGGAATATCTCTGACAAGAATGTTTGAAGAAATTCATCGAAAAATGCGTGGGCGGCTTCAGTACTACTCAATTGGGAAACTAACTAACTTTATTCAACGCCTTGACAAGTGGTTGAGGGTCCGAATAAGGCAGTATATTTGGAAGCAATGGAAAAAGTTTAAAACTAAGGTAACTAACTTACAGAAGTTGGGGCTGTCCCAGCATGATGCATATGTCTTCGCTAGTACCCGAAAGGGCTACTGGCGAACTGCACATAGTAAGACCTTGAGCTATTCTCTAACTAATAGAAAACTGGAACAACTCGGACTTATGAATATGTCCAAGACGCTCCAGTCAATTCAATGTGATTAA
- a CDS encoding gluconate:H+ symporter: MPLLIVLIGVIILIFMIVKLKMNTFVGLVITSFIVGLLLGLPLTKIPQTIETGIGGQLGHLAIIFGFGSMLGKLVSDAGGGYRIATTLINKFGRRWIQVAVILASFIIGLALFFEVGLVVVLPIIFIIARELDMPLMYLGIPMAATLNVTHAFLPPHPAPTAITEILGANLGHVLLLGILAAIPTIIIAGPVYNWVLQKIYPRVYRKNIDISVLGEYKEFKLEETPKFGISVLTAMMPVILIAVATICSFIFPKNNPVNEFIQFIGAPDLAMLLSLIFAIFTMGLQRNQKMEDISTSLADSIKQISVMLLIIGGGGAFKQVLVDGGISKYISGLFAQTSISPILAAWLITALLRMSLGSSTVAAMTAAGLVVPMAHQFGSNSIMATLMVLSIGAGSVFCGHVNDAGFWMIKEYFGLSLKETLLSWTTLTSVLALAGLGAVYAISLFV, encoded by the coding sequence ATGCCTTTACTTATTGTTTTAATCGGAGTTATTATCTTAATTTTCATGATTGTTAAACTAAAGATGAACACTTTCGTTGGTTTAGTAATCACATCATTCATCGTTGGTTTGTTACTCGGCTTACCGCTTACAAAGATTCCCCAAACCATTGAAACAGGGATCGGAGGCCAGCTTGGACACTTAGCTATCATCTTCGGTTTCGGTTCAATGCTTGGTAAATTAGTTTCTGATGCTGGTGGTGGCTATCGGATTGCAACAACCCTGATTAATAAGTTTGGTCGGCGGTGGATTCAAGTTGCTGTTATCCTTGCCTCCTTTATCATTGGGTTAGCATTATTCTTTGAAGTTGGGCTTGTTGTTGTGTTACCAATTATCTTTATCATTGCCCGCGAACTTGATATGCCATTGATGTATCTCGGTATTCCAATGGCGGCTACCTTAAACGTTACCCACGCTTTCTTACCACCACACCCCGCTCCAACCGCTATTACAGAAATTCTTGGGGCTAACCTTGGACACGTATTGCTGCTTGGTATTTTAGCCGCAATCCCAACAATCATTATTGCTGGTCCAGTTTATAACTGGGTATTACAAAAAATTTATCCGCGTGTTTACCGTAAAAATATTGATATTTCAGTTCTTGGTGAATATAAAGAATTCAAGCTTGAAGAAACGCCTAAATTCGGTATCTCCGTTTTAACTGCAATGATGCCAGTTATCTTAATTGCTGTCGCTACTATTTGTTCATTCATCTTCCCTAAGAACAATCCAGTTAATGAATTCATCCAATTTATTGGTGCTCCTGACCTTGCAATGCTTCTTTCATTAATTTTTGCAATCTTTACGATGGGTCTACAACGAAACCAAAAAATGGAAGATATTTCGACCTCCCTTGCCGACTCAATTAAGCAAATCTCAGTTATGCTTTTGATCATCGGTGGTGGTGGTGCCTTCAAGCAAGTTCTTGTTGATGGTGGAATTTCTAAGTACATTTCTGGACTATTTGCTCAAACTAGCATTTCACCAATTCTAGCTGCTTGGTTAATTACTGCTTTATTACGGATGTCACTCGGATCCTCAACGGTTGCTGCGATGACTGCTGCTGGACTTGTTGTTCCAATGGCTCACCAATTTGGTAGTAACTCAATTATGGCAACATTAATGGTTCTTTCCATCGGTGCCGGTTCTGTCTTTTGTGGACACGTTAATGATGCCGGTTTCTGGATGATTAAAGAATACTTTGGCCTTTCATTAAAGGAAACTTTGCTTTCGTGGACAACTCTTACTTCCGTCTTAGCACTCGCTGGGTTAGGAGCCGTCTACGCCATTTCATTATTTGTCTAA
- a CDS encoding gluconokinase, with protein sequence MNYFIGVDVGTTSTKAVLYDQNATVLDQFSQGYSLYRDASGMAEQNPTAIVEAVEKVIHDAAQKADLTNGKLLAVSFSSANQSVIMLDKNFNPLSRVITWADTRARDVANELKNSPAGQQIYAKTGTPIHPMSPLTKIMWLNKTQADKVAQTAYFGDIKSYLFHQFFNTFKVDVSIASCTGMMNVNTCDWDDQALELANVDRSQLPEIVNGTTQAIGLTAAAQAKMGIPADTPFVYGAFDGALSNLGVGAIKQNTVAITIGTSAGVRVVTDHPVIDPQQRLFCYAVDKGLWVIGGPLNNGGDVYQWAVEHLVDASAVKNENIDPYTLANRVIEGVPAGAHGLLFHPFLGGERAPLWDANARGSFFGLSHIHTRADMLRSVMEGICMNIATVFQAVRDLVGNPASVTATGGFARAEVWRQMLADVLNCPVNIPNSFESGCLGAITMAMKSLGMIENYEIIKTLIGDISSYQPNQEAVNVYQNYLPLFQQVEGLLTPAYSTIAKLQQQSIH encoded by the coding sequence ATGAATTATTTTATCGGTGTCGATGTTGGAACTACTTCTACAAAAGCAGTTCTATATGACCAAAATGCAACTGTGTTAGACCAATTTAGCCAAGGTTATTCCCTTTACCGCGATGCTAGTGGAATGGCTGAACAAAATCCAACTGCAATTGTCGAAGCAGTCGAAAAAGTTATTCATGATGCGGCACAAAAAGCAGATTTAACAAACGGAAAATTGTTGGCGGTATCATTTTCCAGTGCTAACCAAAGCGTGATCATGCTCGACAAGAATTTCAATCCTCTTTCACGGGTGATCACTTGGGCTGATACACGTGCGCGCGATGTCGCAAACGAATTAAAGAATAGTCCGGCTGGTCAGCAAATTTATGCTAAAACAGGTACACCTATTCATCCAATGTCCCCATTGACCAAGATTATGTGGCTCAACAAGACACAAGCAGATAAGGTTGCCCAAACTGCATATTTTGGCGACATCAAGTCCTACCTCTTCCACCAGTTTTTCAATACGTTTAAGGTTGATGTTTCCATCGCTTCATGTACCGGAATGATGAATGTCAATACGTGTGACTGGGATGATCAGGCATTGGAACTCGCTAACGTCGATCGTTCCCAATTACCAGAAATCGTGAACGGAACAACCCAAGCGATTGGCTTAACAGCAGCAGCGCAAGCAAAAATGGGCATCCCCGCTGATACGCCATTTGTCTATGGTGCTTTTGACGGTGCTTTATCTAATTTAGGTGTGGGGGCAATTAAGCAAAATACTGTTGCCATTACGATTGGGACTTCGGCTGGTGTACGGGTGGTAACTGACCATCCAGTGATCGATCCTCAGCAACGACTTTTCTGTTACGCCGTGGATAAAGGTTTATGGGTAATCGGTGGGCCACTTAATAATGGTGGCGACGTCTATCAATGGGCCGTTGAGCACCTAGTTGATGCCAGCGCAGTTAAAAATGAAAACATTGATCCTTACACTCTTGCTAACCGAGTTATTGAAGGTGTTCCCGCTGGAGCTCACGGCTTGCTCTTCCACCCCTTCCTTGGTGGTGAACGGGCCCCATTATGGGATGCAAATGCGCGTGGTAGTTTCTTTGGGCTTTCCCACATTCATACCCGTGCCGATATGTTGCGCTCAGTAATGGAAGGAATTTGTATGAATATTGCAACTGTTTTCCAAGCGGTTCGTGACCTTGTTGGTAATCCCGCAAGCGTAACTGCAACTGGTGGTTTTGCGCGGGCTGAAGTTTGGCGGCAGATGTTAGCAGATGTCTTAAACTGTCCAGTCAATATCCCTAACTCATTTGAATCCGGTTGTCTCGGTGCAATCACCATGGCAATGAAGAGTCTAGGAATGATTGAAAACTATGAAATCATCAAAACACTAATTGGTGATATCAGTTCTTATCAACCAAATCAAGAGGCGGTTAATGTTTATCAAAATTACTTACCACTCTTTCAACAGGTTGAGGGATTATTAACACCAGCCTATTCGACCATCGCTAAATTACAACAACAATCTATTCATTAG
- a CDS encoding GNAT family N-acetyltransferase, translating into MKIRKATMADLDVVVDILRDGRNQLAERSVDQWQGDYPNVTHVKEDIENGYTYLVKADDGQTVGTLAIVEAPDHFYDKLNGEWLINTENYVVIHRVAIHSRHAGKGYASKLFLSLIEYLETKRPEIKSIRLSTNENNMAMQRIATKSGFKKVGTLHGAFRPSELSYVYELLTKVRVAIE; encoded by the coding sequence ATGAAAATCCGGAAAGCAACAATGGCAGATTTAGATGTAGTAGTAGATATTTTACGTGATGGACGTAACCAGTTAGCTGAGCGGAGCGTTGATCAATGGCAGGGGGATTATCCGAACGTTACCCACGTAAAAGAAGATATTGAGAATGGTTATACTTATCTCGTTAAAGCAGATGATGGACAAACAGTTGGCACGTTAGCAATTGTTGAAGCACCGGATCATTTTTATGACAAACTCAACGGGGAATGGCTAATTAATACTGAAAATTATGTTGTAATCCACCGCGTAGCTATTCATTCACGGCACGCAGGAAAAGGATATGCATCCAAATTATTTTTGAGTTTGATTGAGTATTTGGAGACCAAACGTCCAGAGATCAAATCAATTCGTTTAAGTACAAATGAAAATAATATGGCAATGCAACGGATCGCAACTAAGAGCGGCTTTAAAAAGGTAGGGACCCTCCATGGAGCTTTTCGTCCAAGTGAGTTGTCTTATGTTTATGAACTGTTAACAAAAGTGCGTGTAGCAATCGAGTAG
- a CDS encoding DUF805 domain-containing protein produces MFEAYKYYWQNAFKYRATSTRADFWWPVLVNFIIFVILYFLLAIAGFTSVTSIMNGYNHGVGFLIFLLFVIAVFAIAIIIPGIAICVRRVRDTGLTGWTVLVFWLLSLIFTSNDSAVMGTISSVIDIIFLVILCLPTGYVSKHGWWSANYDNDITVPSLRNND; encoded by the coding sequence ATGTTTGAAGCTTACAAATACTACTGGCAAAACGCTTTTAAGTACCGGGCTACTTCAACGCGGGCGGATTTTTGGTGGCCAGTATTAGTTAATTTCATCATTTTTGTTATTTTATATTTCTTGCTGGCAATCGCTGGTTTTACTTCTGTCACTTCGATTATGAACGGCTATAATCATGGCGTTGGGTTCTTAATCTTCTTACTCTTCGTTATTGCAGTATTTGCCATTGCTATTATTATTCCTGGAATTGCTATTTGTGTCCGGCGGGTTCGCGATACCGGTTTGACAGGCTGGACGGTATTAGTTTTCTGGTTACTTTCCCTTATTTTTACAAGTAACGATAGTGCGGTGATGGGAACTATTTCCTCAGTCATTGATATAATCTTCTTAGTGATTCTCTGCTTGCCAACAGGTTATGTCAGCAAGCATGGGTGGTGGAGTGCCAATTACGATAATGATATTACGGTTCCATCATTACGAAACAATGACTAA
- a CDS encoding acetoin reductase codes for MMTEQKVAVITGSSRGIGKGIAEQLGEDGYAMVINGYHKDETDKTTKELADKGYKVVAAPGDVSKKETHEMLVKTAVDNFGRLDTYINNAGIAQIGNLLDESAEEFHKIYATNVDSVLFGIQAAAEQFRKQDDGDKIRKIINASSIAGHIGYEQLGAYSSTKFAIRGLTQVAAKELAKFNITVNAYCPGIVGTDMWDFIDEKMVEENGGEKGQYLRAAIDGIALGRVEHPSDVANFVSYLASDKSDYMTGQAVQIDGGVQFI; via the coding sequence ATTATGACTGAACAGAAAGTTGCTGTTATCACTGGTAGTAGTCGTGGCATTGGAAAAGGAATTGCGGAACAACTAGGAGAAGATGGCTATGCAATGGTCATTAATGGTTATCATAAAGACGAAACAGACAAGACAACCAAAGAATTAGCGGACAAGGGATATAAGGTTGTGGCAGCTCCCGGTGACGTTTCGAAAAAGGAAACTCATGAAATGCTTGTAAAAACTGCTGTTGATAACTTTGGTCGCCTTGACACCTACATTAACAATGCCGGAATCGCGCAAATCGGTAATCTCCTGGATGAATCAGCCGAAGAATTTCATAAAATTTATGCCACTAATGTTGATAGTGTTCTGTTTGGGATTCAAGCTGCTGCTGAACAATTCAGGAAGCAAGATGATGGAGATAAAATCCGTAAAATCATCAATGCTTCAAGTATCGCTGGACACATTGGTTATGAACAATTAGGAGCATACTCTTCAACTAAATTTGCTATTCGTGGATTAACACAAGTAGCTGCTAAGGAATTAGCTAAATTTAATATTACGGTTAATGCCTATTGTCCAGGTATTGTTGGTACCGATATGTGGGACTTTATCGATGAAAAGATGGTTGAAGAAAATGGTGGTGAAAAGGGTCAATACTTAAGGGCCGCTATTGACGGAATTGCCCTTGGTCGTGTTGAACATCCATCAGACGTCGCTAACTTTGTCTCCTACCTTGCTTCAGATAAATCTGACTACATGACTGGTCAAGCTGTTCAAATTGACGGTGGAGTTCAATTTATCTAA